The genomic segment AGCATAGTCGCCCTTCACTTCAATTGTCGCACTCTTAATCCCTGCCGTTTCGCCGGGAAGTGTGTCCAGGACATTGGTTTGAAATCCGCGCCGGTCGGCCCACCGCGTGTACATACGCATCAACATTTGCGCCCAGTCTGCTGCTTCGGTACCTCCGGCGCCCGGATGAATGGTCAATATCGCGTCGTTGCGATCTTCGCGGTCGCCCAACATGTGTTGCAATTCAAGTGCATCTAAAGCCGCGCCAATCCCGGGTACTTCAGCGGCGACTTCCGACAGGGACTCAGCATCGCCTTCTTCGCACGCCAATTGAAAAAGTACATCCAAATCGCCGACTTGTTCATTTAAATTTTCCCAGCTTTCAACCCAGAATTTTTCTGCGTTACAGGCGTCGATAATTTGCTGTGCTTTTTCGCGGTCATTCCAGAAATTAGGTGCTTCCATGAGTTTTTCAAATTTGACAATTTTTGTTCGTCTTTGATCGAGGTCAAAGATACCTCCCGAGTTTATCTACGCGTGCGCTATAATCGGATAGGGCATCTTGCAGTTCACGCACCTGAATTTCCACGGCCATTATTTGTTCCTTTCAGTTTAATCAACGCAAGTCGATCAATTCCACTCCGCTGGGTACGTGGAATGTAAATTGATCGGGCCTGGCTTTTTTATTCACCTTTAAATCCGACAACACAAATGTTGTCACGTCTTCGTGGATATTGCGATATTCCACTTGCCGCACCAGATAGAGACGTTTGTCTATCCACATGCGAATTTTATGGATATACGTATCTTCTTTTTTTGCCAATAGATCAACTGCGTAACACGTTTTGCGCTGTATCTTTTTTTCGCCCACATAAACGGGCACATAATTTTCGTCGTACCCACCCCAAAAAATCAGATCAAATAATAACTTCTCATAGTTTCGGTCATTTTCCATCGCGGTGTAATCGCTCACCAGCACCTGGGCATTGGCAGGCGCGTAATGCCACACGGTTTTGCCATCGCTCACCACTACCTGTACATCCGAATCCATTCTAAACTGATCGGGGCGCTGAACCAGCAATTTGCCTTTAACTTCTTGATGCTGATCCATTACGCGCCAATAGTGTTGTTTGACAAAGTGAGCGGAAAGCGTCTCGAGATCCGCAAATTTTTTTTGCAATTTTGCAATGACCTCTGAGCCGCGCGTATCGGCCTGCACCGTTCTCATGCAAAATAAAATACCGAGAATAGCGAGAAGGGCTTGCAGGCTACGCCTATGGTGCATTCTGCACGTCATACATCCAACTCCTCGAGTTCCTCTAAATAGTCTTCGTCAACGAGGACTTCGCGTCCCTTACTCGACCCATTGGACGGGCCAACAATACCGGCGGCTTCGAGTTCGTCAACAAGGCGGGCGGCCCGCGAGTATCCGACCTTCATCCGGCGCTGCAGGAGCGATGCCGAGCCCTGCTGGTGGATAACCACCAATCGCAATGCCTCATCAAACCGGGCGTCTCGCTCATTATCTACAACAGAAAGATCGCTATTTTCGCCCTCAAATTCAACTCTGTCGAGTTCGACATCCTGATCGCGCACCCAGGCCACTAATTGTTCGGTTTCTTCGGTATCGATCCACGCACCGTGAAGGCGAATGGGTTCTGGTTGTCCTGGAGGCAAGAATAGCATATCACCTCGCCCCAGGAGTTTTTCACCGCCATTGGCGTCAATGATCGTGCGCGAATCGACCTTGGATGCCACGCGAAATGCAATGCGAGTAGGGAAATTGGCTTTGATTGTCCCCGTAATCACATTTACTGAAGGACGCTGGGTTGCAATAATGAGATGTATGCCCACAGCGCGGGCCATTTGTGCCAATCGCGCCAGTGAATTTTCAATATCACTCGGTGCTGTCATCATCAAATCGGCCAATTCGTCGATCACCACGACTATATAGGGCAAGGCATCGGGAATCTCGTCGCGGTCTTCCTCGGTGGGTGCTTCCTGTCGCAGCCGCGCCATTTTGGCATTAAAATCAGTAATATTGCGCGCTGTAAACTGCGCCATCGTGCGATATCGGTTCTCCATCTCTGATACCGCCCACTTGAGCGCACCCGACGCCATTTTGGGATCGACGACAACAGGAGCGAGGAGATGTGGAATATCGTTGTAAATTGACAATTCCAGCATTTTGGGATCTACCATAATAAAACGCACTTCCTCTGGTGTGCAGCGGAATAAAATGCTGGAAATCAACGCATTGATACACCCCGATTTACCAGCTCCTGTTGCGCCAGCAATTAACAAATGCGGCATTTTTGCCAGATCGGCACAATAGGGATCGCCCGAAGCTGTTTTGCCGAACCCAAGCATCAATTTTGAATCGGACTGCTCAAATGCGCGCGATTCCAAAATTTCTTTTAAGAAGACCGTATAGGGTTCTGGATTGGGCACTTCAATGCCAACCGCAGCTTTTCCGGGAATGGGAGCCTGAATGCGAATGCTTTGCGCTTTCATCACGAGGGCGAGATCGTCTGCAAGTCCGACTATTTTGCTGACTTTCACGCCCGGGGGAGGTACAACCTCATATGTCGTAATAACAGGTCCTGGATTGACCTGCACGACTTTGCCCTGAACGCCGAAATTGCTCAGGCTTTGCTCCAATACCTGTGCCCCTTTAAACAGGGTTTCGCGGTCTATAATCCCATCACCAGGAGGAGGGTCTTCCAGCAACTTTAAACTGGGCAGTAAATATGTCGAAGATCTCTTGCGCTTGATTTTCTTTTTCTTTTTCGGTTTTGAAGGAACAGGTTCTGGTTCTGGCTCAGGCGTTTCATCTACTATTTCAAATTCCACTTCAGGCAATTCGTCTTCTTCTCGCTCAACCCGTGCCACATCTGGAATGGGGTCAGCGATTTTCTCTTTTGTGGGCTTCTCTAATAGTTCATCAATGTCTTTTTTTTCTATGTCATCAGCGATTACTGGCTTGGGCACCTCGACCAATTCATCCTTTTTCCATTCATCTGGAATGGGGGCGTCAACAATCTCTTCTTCAGTTATATTTTTTTTTTGATCAAGGTCCTCAATTTGATCAATGTCTTCGTCTCGTACCACTTCGGTTGATGTCCCGTTATTGTCAGACTCCTCCGCACGTTTTTTCAAGAATGTCCACTCGGGTATTCGGTTAAACGGAATATCGGTGGCAACCATCAACAATACCACAAACAGCGTCGCCAAAGAAATATAAGAACCAACAGTACCCAAATAGGGCACCAGGAGGGAAGACGATAGCATAAATCCCAGCCCGCCTCCCAATTTCCAGGACATTGTGGGGCGCTCCCAAAAAAGTACGCCTGTTGCGCCACAATAAATCACCATTAGTGAAAACAGGATGATACTGTGCACTACAAGTGATCTGACGCTCGACATCCTGAGGCGGTTCCACCCCCACACCAATAGCACAACAATCAGTGCGTAAGCGCCGTAGCCCACGCTAAATAGCAAGTGATAGGAGACGTGTGCGCCGAGCCACCCGATCAGATTTTGCGCCAATTCGTTGGGGCGCGTCGAATTGGGTGGGTCCTCAGGCGAGTGCGATAGCAAGCTCAAAGCCATCAATAGCGCGAGTGCAATCAAGCATATGCCCAAAATTTGAAAAGGTAATCTCGACTGATCTTTTGGGGTCTCAGGTAATGCCTTCGATGACTGTTCCATATTTGTTCCTCACAGCATCAAAGGGGAGAATAGATCCGATGTGGGGACATCGATAAAGATAAATAAAAATAAGAAGTGAAAAGAAAAAAGTCCACCTTCACCCTTCACCCTTCACCCCTCATTGGCTTATCCCTCTTGCCATCACCACAGATTTTCGGGCGCGGAATAATTCGCCTTCCGGTGTGCCGACTTCCAGGTAGATAACATAAATACCGGGCTTTAAAATTTGTCCATTATCATTGCTTCCATCCCAATTTACAACGCGCTGACTACCACTTTCAATACTTTCGAGTAAGGTTGCCACGCGCCTGCCCGTGCGATCAAACACCCACAAATTTGCGTGGAGTCTGGGAGAGGGCACCCGATATGTAATGGCGACATGATCGACAAAGGGGTTGGGCTCAACCGCCACTGATACCTCTGCTACTTTATTGTTAAATCGAACGCTATTTGCAGCCCCGGGGGTCGCACCCCGCGGATCCTGGCTGTCGAGCCAGTTGTTTTGATCGCCCGCTACAGTAAGATCAATGCGTTCCAGACTGATAGCGATCGCTTGTGCTGGATAAAAGATGCTATCGACAAGTGTTGCCGTCGCATCGCGCAAAATGAGACCATCGCCTCCATTGTTCAGTCGGGGCCAGCGGGTAAGCGACAAAATGGGAACATCGAGGCCGGGATATTGCAGGCCAATGGCATCTGCGTCTTGTGCGACGATTGCATATCCTCCACCATTAATGACCGAACCTGTTCCA from the Gemmatimonadota bacterium genome contains:
- the prfB gene encoding peptide chain release factor 2 (programmed frameshift); protein product: MAVEIQVRELQDALSDYSARVDKLGGIFDLDQRRTKIVKFEKLMEAPNFWNDREKAQQIIDACNAEKFWVESWENLNEQVGDLDVLFQLACEEGDAESLSEVAAEVPGIGAALDALELQHMLGDREDRNDAILTIHPGAGGTEAADWAQMLMRMYTRWADRRGFQTNVLDTLPGETAGIKSATIEVKGDYAFGYLKSESGVHRLVRISPYDSNNRRHTSFASVFVYPDAEGDIEVEINPSDLKVDTYRAGGAGGQHVNKTDSAVRITHEPTGIVVQCQNERSQHKNRNTAMKILKARLYQHLREEEDKKRAKLESTKKRIEWGSQIRNYVFQPYQMVKDARTGFETSDVSGVIDGDLDPFIRAYLLSSRTA
- a CDS encoding outer membrane lipoprotein carrier protein LolA, with the translated sequence MTCRMHHRRSLQALLAILGILFCMRTVQADTRGSEVIAKLQKKFADLETLSAHFVKQHYWRVMDQHQEVKGKLLVQRPDQFRMDSDVQVVVSDGKTVWHYAPANAQVLVSDYTAMENDRNYEKLLFDLIFWGGYDENYVPVYVGEKKIQRKTCYAVDLLAKKEDTYIHKIRMWIDKRLYLVRQVEYRNIHEDVTTFVLSDLKVNKKARPDQFTFHVPSGVELIDLR
- a CDS encoding DNA translocase FtsK, with the translated sequence MEQSSKALPETPKDQSRLPFQILGICLIALALLMALSLLSHSPEDPPNSTRPNELAQNLIGWLGAHVSYHLLFSVGYGAYALIVVLLVWGWNRLRMSSVRSLVVHSIILFSLMVIYCGATGVLFWERPTMSWKLGGGLGFMLSSSLLVPYLGTVGSYISLATLFVVLLMVATDIPFNRIPEWTFLKKRAEESDNNGTSTEVVRDEDIDQIEDLDQKKNITEEEIVDAPIPDEWKKDELVEVPKPVIADDIEKKDIDELLEKPTKEKIADPIPDVARVEREEDELPEVEFEIVDETPEPEPEPVPSKPKKKKKIKRKRSSTYLLPSLKLLEDPPPGDGIIDRETLFKGAQVLEQSLSNFGVQGKVVQVNPGPVITTYEVVPPPGVKVSKIVGLADDLALVMKAQSIRIQAPIPGKAAVGIEVPNPEPYTVFLKEILESRAFEQSDSKLMLGFGKTASGDPYCADLAKMPHLLIAGATGAGKSGCINALISSILFRCTPEEVRFIMVDPKMLELSIYNDIPHLLAPVVVDPKMASGALKWAVSEMENRYRTMAQFTARNITDFNAKMARLRQEAPTEEDRDEIPDALPYIVVVIDELADLMMTAPSDIENSLARLAQMARAVGIHLIIATQRPSVNVITGTIKANFPTRIAFRVASKVDSRTIIDANGGEKLLGRGDMLFLPPGQPEPIRLHGAWIDTEETEQLVAWVRDQDVELDRVEFEGENSDLSVVDNERDARFDEALRLVVIHQQGSASLLQRRMKVGYSRAARLVDELEAAGIVGPSNGSSKGREVLVDEDYLEELEELDV
- a CDS encoding lamin tail domain-containing protein, with protein sequence MDRIQNLKNKMYSIVNALFCCSILLAVEVSAQVVINEVMARPADGSEWIELYNHSPDAVHLSEWTLSDLRTTGQFGTGSVINGGGYAIVAQDADAIGLQYPGLDVPILSLTRWPRLNNGGDGLILRDATATLVDSIFYPAQAIAISLERIDLTVAGDQNNWLDSQDPRGATPGAANSVRFNNKVAEVSVAVEPNPFVDHVAITYRVPSPRLHANLWVFDRTGRRVATLLESIESGSQRVVNWDGSNDNGQILKPGIYVIYLEVGTPEGELFRARKSVVMARGISQ